Proteins co-encoded in one Girardinichthys multiradiatus isolate DD_20200921_A chromosome 11, DD_fGirMul_XY1, whole genome shotgun sequence genomic window:
- the b3gat1b gene encoding galactosylgalactosylxylosylprotein 3-beta-glucuronosyltransferase 1 → MPKRRDIVAIVLIVLPWTLLVSVWHQRQASVLAAQKADKLRGRSDSRALKESFSLQNNDIVHVVRTEYVYSRPPPWSKILPTLHIITPTYSRPVQKAELTRLANTLLHISNLHWIVVEDSQRRTALVSRFLQETDLNYTHLNVETPLNYKTRGDGRNPRVPRGTLQRNLALRWLRETFTVNYSQPGVVYFADDDNTYSLQLFEEMRSTKKVSVWPVAFVGGLRYESPKINTRGKVHGWKTVFDPHRPFAIDMAGFAVNLSLILSKPQAYFKLRGVKGGYQESSLLRELVTLSELEPKASNCTKVLVWHTRTERPVLVNEGKKGFTDSNVEI, encoded by the exons ATGCCGAAGAGACGAGACATTGTTGCCATTGTACTGATTGTGTTGCCTTGGACGCTGCTCGTCAGTGTTTGGCACCAAAGACAGGCCTCTGTCCTAGCTGctcaaaaag CTGACAAATTAAGAGGTCGCTCGGACTCAAGAGCCTTAAAGGAATCCTTCTCACTTCAGAACAATGACATTGTGCACGTGGTCCGAACTGAGTATGTATACAGCCGGCCCCCGCCCTGGTCCAAAATCCTTCCTACTCTCCACATCATCACTCCTACTTACAGCCGCCCAGTTCAGAAGGCTGAGCTGACCCGACTGGCCAACACGCTGCTTCACATATCAAACCTGCACTGGATCGTGGTGGAGGACTCCCAGAGGAGGACCGCTCTGGTCAGTCGCTTCCTTCAGGAAACAGACCTTAACTACACCCATCTCAATGTGGAGACACCTTTGAACTATAAAACTAGAGGGGATGGTAGGAACCCCAGAGTACCCCGTGGCACCTTGCAGAGGAACCTGGCCCTACGATGGCTACGAGAGACCTTCACCGTGAACTACAGCCAGCCTGGAGTTGTTTACTTTGCAGATGATGACAACACATACAGTCTGCAACTGTTTGAAGAG ATGAGGTCCACTAAAAAGGTGTCTGTGTGGCCAGTGGCATTTGTGGGTGGGCTACGATACGAGTCACCCAAAATAAATACCAGAGGCAAGGTGCATGGCTGGAAAACTGTCTTTGACCCACATCGGCCCTTTGCTATAGACATGGCTGGGTTTGCAGTGAACCTAAGCCTAATTCTGTCCAAACCTCAGGCTTATTTCAAGCTGCGAGGGGTGAAGGGAGGATACCAGGAGAGTAGTTTACTGAGGGAATTGGTGACTCTGAGCGAGTTGGAACCTAAAGCTTCAAACTGCACTAAG GTATTAGTTTGGCACACACGAACAGAGAGGCCTGTGCTGGTAAATGAGGGCAAGAAAGGATTTACAGACTCTAACGTGGAGATATGA